A single region of the Glycine max cultivar Williams 82 chromosome 20, Glycine_max_v4.0, whole genome shotgun sequence genome encodes:
- the LOC100799214 gene encoding phosphatidylinositol 3,4,5-trisphosphate 3-phosphatase and protein-tyrosine-phosphatase PTEN2A: MDSVPADVSNSHPINEPSNSPPAEETDRQASASVASRQDNSPHEASPRLSPTGISSWAKNLKISQPFSGNQDDSSSGNVGKSTFSRITSNFGLRLSPKSPVADDSSNETAGQSNLFGTITKGLVDSSKNAVKAVQVKARHVVSQNKRRYQEGGFDLDMTYITENIIAMGFPAGDMSSGFFGYVEGFYRNHMEEVIKFFETHHKDKYKVYNLCSERLYDASLFEGKVASFPFDDHNCPPIQLIISFCQSAYSWLKEDIENVVVVHCKAGMARTGLMISSLLVFLKFFPTAEESMDYYNQKRCVDGKGLVLPSQIRYVKYFERVLTYFNGENPPARRCMLRGFRLLRCPYWIRPSITVSDHSGVLFSTKKHLRTRELLPEDFWFSAPKKGVMVFALPGEPGLTELAGDFKIHFHDRQGDFYCWLNTTMTENRKVLNTSDLDGFDKRKLPSPGFMVEVVLVDYNGNDVTSKTETTTKKSDESSSNNPASSAPVERSTTPAQNADKESDSHDKDDVFSDGEAEQSASSRSKQTKAPSEAVETVTNDTRISESNRVSNEIANLSHATEQVSLGNKSSTPIRHASEPGSNVDGKTVSSLEVPSAESEFKAMAADASVFTFGDDEDYESD, translated from the exons atggATTCAGTGCCTGCTGATGTGTCTAATTCACATCCTATCAATGAACCGTCGAATTCTCCTCCGGCTGAAGAGACCGACAGACAAGCTTCTGCTTCTGTAGCCTCCAGGCAAGATAATTCTCCACATGAGGCATCACCTAGGCTATCTCCCACGGGCATATCGTCCTGGGccaaaaacttgaaaatttcTCAGCCATTTTCTGGCAACCAAGACGACTCATCAAGTGGAAATGTTGGGAAATCAACTTTTTCACGCATCACAAGTAATTTCGGATTGAGGTTGTCTCCAAAGTCTCCTGTAGCAGATGACAGTTCCAATGAAACAGCTGGACAATCTAATTTGTTTGGAACTATTACGAAAGGCCTGGTCGACTCTTCTAAGAATGCAGTGAAAGCTGTGCAGGTTAAGGCACGCCATGTTGTTTCACAGAATAAACGCAGATATCAG gAAGGAGGTTTTGATTTAGATATGACATATATCACTGAAAACATTATTGCAATGGGATTCCCTGCTGGCGACATGAGCTCTGGGTTTTTCGGCTATGTTGAG GGATTTTACAGAAATCACATGGAAGAAGTGATTAAGTTTTTTGAAACTCACCATAAG GATAAATACAAAGTTTATAATCTTTGTTCTGAGCGGTTGTATGATGCATCATTGTTTGAGGGGAAG GTGGCTAGCTTCCCATTTGATGACCACAATTGCCCACCAATTCAACTGATTATATCATTCTGTCAAAGTGCTTACTCATGGTTGAAAGAAGACATTGAGAATGTTGTGGTTGTCCACTGTAAGGCTGGAATGGCAAGGACAGGGTTGATGATTTCTAGTCTTCTAGTATTCTTAAAG TTCTTCCCAACTGCTGAGGAATCAATGGATTACTATAATCAGAAAAGATGTGTTGATGGAAAGGGACTTGTTCTGCCTAGTCAGATT AGGTATGTCAAATATTTTGAACGAGTCTTGACTTACTTTAATGGTGAAAACCCACCGGCCCGCAG GTGCATGCTTAGGGGATTCCGGCTTCTCAGATGCCCTTACTGGATTAGGCCCTCTATAACCGTCTCAGATCACAGTG GTGTGTTGTTCTCAACCAAAAAGCATCTGAGAACCAGGGAGCTTTTG CCAGAAGATTTTTGGTTTAGTGCGCCAAAAAAGGGAGTGATGGTCTTTGCTTTGCCGGGAGAGCCTGGCCTTACCGAGTTGGCTGGGGACttcaaaatccattttcatgatCGCCAAGGAGATTTTTACtg TTGGTTGAACACAACTATGACAGAAAATAGGAAAGTATTGAACACCAGTGATCTGGATGGCTTTGACAAG AGAAAATTGCCTTCTCCGGGATTTATGGTTGAGGTTGTGCTGGTGGATTATAATGGCAATGATGTAACTTCTAAAACTGAAACTACTACAAAGAAATCAGATGAGAGTTCAAGTAACAATCCTGCCAGTTCCGCCCCAGTGGAAAGGAGCACCACCCCTGCACAGAATGCAGACAAAGAATCAGATAGTCATGATAAAGATGACGTGTTTTCAGATGGCGAGGCAGAGCAATCTGCTTCTTCAAGAAGCAAGCAAACAAAAGCACCTTCTGAAGCAGTTGAAACAGTTACAAATGACACCAGAATCTCCGAATCAAACAGAGTTTCAAATGAAATTGCAAATTTATCACATGCAACAGAGCAAGTTTCCTTGGGAAACAAGAGCTCTACGCCAATTCGTCATGCTAGTGAGCCAGGAAGTAATGTTGATGGAAAAACAGTGTCCAGTCTCGAGGTGCCCAGTGCAGAAAGTGAGTTTAAGGCCATGGCTGCTGATGCTTCTGTTTTTACCTTTGGAGATGATGAAGACTACGAAAGTGATTGA
- the LOC100798693 gene encoding actin-interacting protein 1-2, with amino-acid sequence MATLSETYACAPSTERGRGILISGDAKTNNILYCTGRSVIIRNLDNPLQVWVYCEHAYPVTVARYSPNGEWVASADISGTVRIWGTHNEFVLKNEFRVLSGRIDDLQWSFDGMRIVACGDGKGKSFVRAFMWDSGSTVGDFDGHSRRVLSCAFKPTRPFRIATCGEDFLANFYDGPPFKFNMSIRDHSNFVNCVRFSPDGSKFITVSSDRKGIIYDGKTGNKLGELSTEDGHKGSIYAVSWSPDSKQVLTVSADKSAKVWNVVEDGSSGTVNKTLACTESGGVEDMLVGCLWQNDYLLTISLGGTIYLYSAKDLDKSPLSLSGHMKNITVLTLLNRSEKMLLSSSYDGVIIRWIPGMGYSGKFEGKQFGLIKLLVAGQDEVIAAGFDNKVYRVPLHGDNFGPAETVDVGSQPKDVTLALNNPEFAIVAIESGVVLLNGSKIVSTINLGFIVTAAAMSPDGSEAIVGGQDGKLHMYSVSGDTVTEQAVLEKHRGAITVIRYSPDFSMFASADLNREAVVWDRASKEVKLNNMLFNTARINCLAWSPDSTLVATGSLDTCVIIYEVGKPASSRRTIKGAHIGGVYGLVFIDQERVVSSGEDGCVRVWNLISE; translated from the exons ATGGCGACACTCTCGGAGACCTACGCGTGCGCACCCTCCACGGAGCGCGGTCGCGGCATCCTCATCTCCGGCGATGCCAAAACGAACAACATTCTCTACTGCACGGGCCGATCGGTCATAATCCGCAACCTCGACAACCCGCTGCAGGTGTGGGTGTACTGCGAGCATGCCTACCCCGTCACGGTGGCGCGCTACTCCCCCAACGGCGAGTGGGTCGCCTCCGCCGACATCTCCGGCACCGTCCGAATCTGGGGGACCCACAACGAGTTCGTTCTCAAGAACGAGTTTCGGGTCCTCTCGGGTCGGATCGACGACCTCCAATGGTCCTTCGATGGGATGAGGATCGTCGCTTGTGGGGACGGCAAGGGCAAGTCCTTCGTTCGCGCCTTTAT GTGGGATTCAGGTTCCACTGTTGGTGATTTTGATGGCCATTCGCGCCGGGTTTTAAGTTGTGCATTTAAACCAACAAGGCCATTCCGCATTGCCACATGTGGAGAAGATTTTTTGGCGAATTTTTATGATGGTCCACCGTTCAAGTTCAATATGTCCATCAG GGACCATTCGAATTTTGTCAACTGTGTTAGATTTTCCCCAGATGGGAGCAAGTTTATTACTGTTAGCTCAGATAGAAAGGGCATTATATATGATGGAAAGACGGGGAACAAACTTGGTGAGTTGTCCACGGAGGATGGTCACAAGGGAAGCATATATGCTGTTAGTTGGAGTCCTGACAGCAAACAG GTTCTTACTGTTTCCGCTGACAAATCTGCCAAAGTATGGAATGTTGTTGAGGATGGTAGTAGTGGAACGGTAAATAAGACTTTGGCATGTACTGAATCTGGCGGGGTGGAGGATATGCTTGTTGGTTGTCTTTGGCAGAATGATTATCTGCTTACTATCTCTCTTGGTGGCACGATCTATTTATATTCTGCTAAGGATTTAGATAAAAGCCCATTGTCATTATCTGGCCACATGAAAAATATCACTGTTTTGACTCTGCTCAACAGAAGTGAAAAGATGCTTTTGTCCAGCAGCTATGATGGAGTGATCATTAGATGGATTCCTGGCATGGGATACAGTGGTAAGTTTGAGGGTAAACAATTTGGGTTAATCAAATTGTTAGTCGCTGGCCAAGATGAAGTTATTGCTGCTGGATTTGACAACAAG GTATACAGAGTTCCTCTTCATGGGGATAATTTTGGTCCTGCTGAAACTGTTGATGTTGGAAGTCAGCCTAAGGATGTAACCCTTGCACTCAATAACCCTGAATTTGCTATCGTTGCAATTGAATCCGGAGTTGTCTTGCTAAACGGTTCTAAAATTGTTTCCACTATAAACCTGGGCTTCATTGTGACCGCGGCTGCTATGTCACCTGATGGTAGTGAAGCAATTGTGGGAGGGCAAGATGGTAAGTTGCACATGTATTCAGTCTCAGGAGATACAGTTACTGAGCAGGCTGTCCTTGAGAAGCACCGAGGTGCCATCACTGTAATCAGATACTCTCCAGACTTTTCCATGTTTGCATCAGCTGATTTGAATCGTGAAGCTGTTGTATGGGACCGTGCTTCCAAAGAG GTGAAGCTTAATAACATGTTGTTTAACACCGCACGTATTAACTGCCTAGCTTGGTCACCTGATAGCACACTCGTAGCCACTGGTTCCCTTGATACATGTGTCATTATATATGAAGTTGGAAAGCCAGCATCAAGCCGCAGAACCATAAAGGGTGCTCATATAGGTGGAGTATACGGGTTGGTTTTTATTGATCAGGAAAGAGTGGTCAGTTCAGGAGAGGATGGTTGTGTTCGTGTTTGGAATTTGATTTCTGAATAA
- the LOC100806126 gene encoding heavy metal-associated isoprenylated plant protein 37 → MTKEEDFKLLKIQTCVLKVNIHCDGCKQKVKKLLQRIEGVYQVQIDAEQQKVTVSGSVDSATLIKKLVRAGKHAELWSQKINQNQKQKNNNAKDDKNKGQKQALVKGLEAFKNQQKFPAFSSEEDEYYYDDEDDEEDEDEEMRFLREKANQLQMLKQQTANANNVRKGMGAIAAGANNGKTNNGDNANSGKKGGPNHQNMGMKDSPNGGLDQKTMAALKFNNGHLGGDGLNLNLGEAKRANDIGAMMNLAGFNGNNCANNVGSATVLGGNNNSNGLGGFPVQSNNNMIPGSAAAFSNGGLSGGQYPSSLLMNMNGFNNHPSPSPLMMNMNMQQARQAMQQQPQMMYHRSPFVPPNTGYYYNHSSYSPAHYSYSYGLPSYPAAAGGGDDHSAAHMFSDDNTSSSCSIM, encoded by the exons atgactaaagaagaagacttTAAGCTCCTTAAAATCCAG ACTTGTGTTCTCAAAGTGAACATTCACTGTGACGGGTGTAAGCAGAAAGTGAAGAAACTCCTTCAGAGAATTGAAG GTGTTTACCAAGTTCAAATAGATGCAGAACAGCAGAAAGTAACGGTTTCAGGTAGTGTGGATTCCGCTACTTTGATCAAGAAACTGGTCAGAGCTGGTAAACATGCTGAACTTTGGTCTCAGAAAATAAATCAGAACCAGAAGCAGAAGAACAACAATGCCAAGGATGACAAGAACAAAGGGCAAAAGCAAGCACTGGTCAAGGGACTTGAGGCCTTCAAAAACCAGCAGAAATTTCCTGCTTTTAGTTCTGAAGAAGATGAATACTACTACGATGATGAGGACGACGAGGAGGACGAAGATGAAGAGATGCGGTTTCTCAGGGAGAAAGCCAATCAACTTCAAATGCTCAAGCAGCAAACAGCTAATGCAAATAATGTCAGAAAAGGCATGGGAGCCATTGCAGCGGGTGCTAACAATGGTAAGACGAACAATGGTGACAATGCCAATAGTGGCAAAAAGGGAGGCCCAAATCATCAGAATATGGGGATGAAGGATAGTCCTAATGGGGGGCTTGATCAGAAAACCATGGCAGCTCTTAAATTTAACAATGGCCACCTGGGTGGTGATGGTCTCAACCTCAACCTTGGTGAGGCCAAAAGGGCCAATGACATTGGTGCTATGATGAATTTGGCTGGTTTTAATGGCAATAATTGTGCCAATAATGTTGGTAGTGCCACTGTTCTAGGGGGTAATAATAATTCCAATGGTTTGGGAGGTTTTCCTGTTCAGTCCAATAACAATATGATTCCCGGGTCTGCTGCAGCTTTTTCAAATGGTGGTCTTTCTGGTGGCCAATATCCATCTTCTCTGCTAATGAACATGAATGGCTTTAATAACCATCCATCGCCATCTCCATTAATGATGAACATGAACATGCAGCAGGCAAGGCAAGCCATGCAGCAGCAACCCCAGATGATGTATCACAGGTCTCCTTTTGTTCCCCCTAACACTGGCTATTACTACAACCACAGTAGCTACAGCCCTGCACATTACTCCTACTCCTATGGCTTGCCTAGTTACCCTGCAGCAGCAGGGGGTGGTGATGATCACTCTGCAGCTCACATGTTCAGTGATGACAATACTAGCAGCAGTTGTTCAATAATGTAA
- the LOC100799744 gene encoding multicopper oxidase LPR2 has product MDTRTLLLKLLITLVALSGCSSSASDHLVNVSKLEKFVDELPHMPKILGYHLSDGVPKSKSLKIGMFKKKWKFHRDLAPATVYAFGTTKHTATVPGPTIEAIYGVDTHVRWQNHLPPKHILPWDPTIPTAMTNSTRGIPTVVHLHGGIHAPESDGNANAWFTSKYNERGPTWTKKTYHYPNNQQPGNLWYHDHAMGLTRVNLLAGLLGAYIIRHPQIEDPLGLPSGDEFDRTLIVFDRSFRTDGSIFMSSTGNNPKIHPQWQPEYFGDAIIVNGKAWPRLTVRRRKYRFRIINASNARFFRFFFTNGLRFTHVASDSAYIEKPVTTNETLVGPSEITDIVVDFSQSKSNLAILANDAKYPYPAGDPVNEANGKVIKFIIVPDQEVDTSRVPKRLLEYPVVDLSSVAHTRYVAMYEYASDIDEPTHLYLNAKPYEAAATETPKVGSTEVWYVINLTEDNHPLHIHLGLFKVLDQTALVKPDDEFRECMKKINDAVKCHVDKYARGKKEEVPAHERGWKNVFKMIPGHVTKIAVRFSYIHTNASYVFDATTEPGYVYHCHVLDHEDNAMMRPLKIIK; this is encoded by the exons ATGGACACAAGAACATTGCTCCTGAAACTACTCATCACTCTTGTGGCTCTTTCAGGATGCTCTTCTTCGGCTTCAGATCATTTGGTTAATGTATCCAAGTTGGAGAAGTTCGTGGATGAGCTTCCTCACATGCCCAAAATCCTTGGCTATCATCTTTCAGATGGCGTCCCAAAATCTAAGTCCTTGAAGATTGGCATGTTCAAGAAGAAATGG AAATTCCACAGGGATCTGGCTCCAGCAACAGTGTACGCTTTTGGAACAACCAAACACACAGCAACAGTTCCTGGTCCAACGATCGAGGCCATCTATGGCGTTGACACCCACGTGAGATGGCAAAATCACCTCCCTCCAAAGCACATACTTCCCTGGGACCCTACGATCCCCACCGCGATGACCAACTCCACACGTGGCATTCCCACAGTGGTCCACCTCCACGGTGGGATCCACGCGCCAGAGAGCGACGGAAACGCCAACGCATGGTTCACATCGAAATACAACGAAAGGGGACCCACATGGACAAAGAAGACATATCACTACCCAAATAATCAACAACCAGGGAACCTATGGTACCATGACCATGCCATGGGGTTGACCCGAGTCAACCTTCTAGCTGGCCTACTCGGAGCCTACATCATTCGCCACCCTCAGATCGAGGACCCGCTAGGCTTACCCAGCGGTGACGAATTCGATCGAACGCTGATCGTGTTCGATCGCAGCTTCCGCACGGACGGTTCGATCTTCATGAGTTCCACCGGGAACAACCCTAAAATACACCCTCAGTGGCAGCCAGAGTACTTCGGCGACGCCATCATTGTCAACGGCAAGGCGTGGCCGCGCCTCACGGTGCGACGTCGTAAGTATCGATTCCGCATAATCAACGCCAGCAACGCCAGGTTCTTTAGATTCTTCTTCACCAACGGCTTGAGATTCACCCACGTGGCATCCGATTCGGCTTACATCGAGAAGCCCGTAACGACCAATGAGACGCTGGTGGGGCCATCTGAGATCACAGACATCGTTGTTGACTTTTCTCAATCCAAGAGTAACTTGGCTATTCTAGCCAACGATGCAAAATATCCTTACCCTGCCGGTGACCCCGTCAATGAGGCTAACGGCAAGGTTATCAAGTTTATCATCGTACCTGATCAAGAAGTTGACACGTCACGGGTCCCTAAACGGTTGTTAGAATACCCTGTTGTTGATTTATCCAGTGTGGCGCACACACGCTATGTTGCTATGTACGAGTACGCGAGCGACATTGATGAGCCGACACACTTGTACCTAAATGCGAAACCGTATGAAGCAGCGGCTACGGAAACCCCGAAGGTGGGGTCCACAGAGGTGTGGTATGTGATCAACTTGACGGAGGATAATCACCCGCTTCACATTCATTTGGGTTTGTTCAAGGTGTTGGATCAGACGGCGCTGGTGAAACCGGATGATGAGTTTAGAGAATGTATGAAGAAAATCAACGATGCGGTCAAGTGCCACGTGGACAAGTACGCTCGTGGCAAGAAAGAAGAGGTGCCGGCTCATGAGAGAGGGTGGAAGAATGTGTTCAAGATGATACCTGGGCATGTGACGAAGATTGCCGTGAGGTTTTCTTACATTCACACCAATGCTTCATATGTGTTTGATGCAACCACAGAGCCTGGCTACGTCTATCATTGCCAT GTATTGGACCATGAAGACAATGCTATGATGAGACCCTTGAAAATCATCAAGTGA